The genomic interval ATGAGTTTGTTGTACCGGGGTTTGCGTTTCATGATGTCTTCTAGTTCTTGAGTTGCTTCTTCGATGCCTATAACGTCGTGGATAACGTTTTTGTAGATGTTGTGAGTCTCAGAGAGACGGCCTAGGTCGACGCCTTGCGAGACGCGGACGAGTTTGACTTCCGCTGTTCGTGTCGAAGGATCATCGAAAGACATGATCATGCAGCCTGGCACGTAGAGATACTGGCTATCCACTTGGAGTACCTTCGCGGTCATTTGCATGTACTCCTCTAAGCGATGCGTGGGGGCCCCAAATACCATGAGTGCCTTGCACAGCTGCATGATGTATCTCTCGCGCGCAATAATCTGCGCAATCTGTAAGGTAATTTGTATCTCATCTTCGAGCCTCATATTCCCCGACGAATGCTTGCTGCGTCGTTTCGATGCAGCCGTGAGTATTTCACTCGAGACTGGCGTGCTCGCTCCACTGACATTCGTCGATGCGGTAGCTAGAGCGTTGGGCGACATATTTGGTGGCTTCTTATACCATTTCATTTTCCGTGGCGTAGATGTCCCAGATGCACTCCCACCTAGAGGTGTCCCTATCTCTCTCGGAGATTGACTAGTAGTTGACATTGCACCTAAATGTACATGATCCAGCGCCCCATTAAGTTTCAGCAGCTGGGACAAAACACCTCCAGTACTACCACGGCGTCTTATACCCGCATTAGTCCACGCATCAGCAGGACTGCCCCAGTAATCCGGGCCCTTGTGCGGATAGTGTTTATTATGTCCGGGACGATGATAAGCCATTTGATCTTGGGACATTTCCCGAACCAACCGATGGGCCTCAGAGCTCGATCGATCGTGGTCATACACCTTCTCCGAAAGCGTGAGCTCGCTATTCGCTCCCGAATCAGGACGATACCGCATAGCACGCATATCGTGTTCATCAGCAGGTGGACGCCCAAGTCGAGTCGCGTATTCTCTCGCTTTCTTTGCCGCCGCATGTCTAAGCTCGTTAAGCCGGCTTAGAAGCGAACCACTAGTACCAGGTTGAGAAGACTGCGCCAGGCCCTCTTTCTCAAAACCCACACTATCCGCCCCACTATGCTGATTGAGATAGATGGACCGTTTCCTCGGCCGTGCCTCAGTGATATCTACAGATCCCAGCGTGGGCCTTTGATGGCGGCTTTCAGGTGGTGATGCATCGGGCGAGCCCTCTGACTCTGTGTCGACATCACCATACTCATATCTCAGATCTGTCCCGAAATGCACCCGATGGCGAGACGGAGACACACTGGTCGGACTGACGCTGTCTGGATTGTTCCCTTGTGTCTCAGCATTATGCTCAGGTGTTCCTGGTTCAGGGGTCCCTGGGCTTTGATTTTCGACACTCCGGTAGCTGATTAGGGAACTCTGGCTTGCTTCACTGTCGCGGCGGTTCTCGGGCATGGGGCCGGTTTGCTTGGAGGAGTTATGAATAGTCTGTCGTTGAAGTTATGGGATGTCACAGTTCTGACATTGCACGGCAAATAAAGTTGCGGTGGTTGTAGGATTGGCCGTATATGAAAGTATGGAAGCTAGTGTTGGACAATATTGTTTATATCGAGAACCGAGTGCAACGCAAAAATCAGCAACACCACATGGCCGAGGAAGCCCTGGGAAGTTAAACAAACTTCAGAATGACCCGCAGTCACAACAGTCTTAGTCAGTCCAAGGGGTATTATTCAATAGAATCCAATGTCTGGGAACGATGAAAGAACGGACAACATCTACTGGATGACCGTCCAAGAATAGCAAGTGAGCATAGACTGCGTGGAAAACCACCACGGGCCCTACCACGGGTAGATCAACGTCATATACGGATCAGCGTACGATATAACACCACCGAAAGGCAGCCTTATCGGAGTGGACAGCTGGTGTGGAACTTCCTGGACGTTGACGCATTGGGTGTAAAAGTCTATGACGCAAATGGGTGCCATGTGGGTCCGTAGGAAAATTGGAGTTTTCAAATTTATAGGACTTTAGATGCTATCACACCAACTTGATTATGATTGAATTATTCTTTTGAAGATTATCGTAACACCTTTTTACGTGGGTATTATTGTTCGTTTGGTAGTATGTGCTGGTGCTGCAAAGTCGATCGTTTTCTTGAGGTGACAATCTTCTAGCCATATGGAAGCTTCAAATGTGGATCGCCGAAGGTCTAGACATGGGTTTTCGACTTTGATAGATTCCGATCTAGAACATCGGTATAGTAATTGAGTTTTCATTCGAGCATTCCACGATAACATCGGTCATTGATTGATCGCAGAACTCGGTGTGCCCGAGGAGATCCCGGGAATAAATCTATCGGAGTCGGGAACCTTGTTAAAGTTCACCTTGCCCTCCATTTGAGTGTACAAACCTCGCGATCTCTTATGAGGACATTGGGACAGCTTAAACAGGTTGACAATCATATCATGTGGCCTGGTTTACCAGGCAACGCGTACGATTGACCGATACTACTGTTGTGCTCTGGGTATAGTctttgatatatttaaagtcAGAGATAGCCCTTTACATGACTCAGGTGTGGCTAACGGTGGTTCTCAATGTCACGCCGAGATGTAATCTTACTTTGAAGAGTTCAAAGTAAGTAGTGTAGCATTTCCCCAAGTGGCGTGTGCATGTACACAGGGGTGTACATACGGTGGCCAGGCCAAGGGCATTAGGAGATTTTTCAATGAACTGATACTTCACATTTATGCAGATGTATTGGAATTGCCTAGCTCGATGGTTCgctatatttttatttaagcAAGATCTTGTAAATAACCTATAATTTAACGGCACGCATCAGTTAAGAAAACCCCTGACTAGGTCAATTCGGGAGGCAGAATTTCTAATCTGCCGACCTCGCACTGAATATTGCTTTGGAGCGAGTACGAGGGGAAGACGAGAACGAGGCAAATGAGCAAAATACAATTCTTAACCCTAATCCCTCAGCTAAACGTCGACTCTATTATTATCCCCTGTGGGTCTGCTAAGATTTCACTACCGTGCGGCTTTTCCGAACGCGAGAACGAAAACGAATCCGACGATCAAATAGCGCTGAGAAAACGAATAACCTCTGCAGGTGGAATTTCAACATCGTATCTGGGGGTGACTATAATGTGAAACAGCTCCACATAGTTCATACATAGCCCTTTTTACTTAATGGGTGTTGCTGCGAAGGAAGGCTATTagatgtacggagtacggaaaTCTTTAGCTTCTAGGCCTATAATTACTGGCTATGCCACAGATCTTCCATCatgatttctcttctgcctAGTTTTCTTCATGCTTTAAATTTCTGCAGCGTCGCTTAGATGTTCCAGCTGACAACACCATCTTGAATCGCGCCGACCTTGTTCTTCATTGACAATTTCACAGAGTCTCGTTGTGTTGGAGGATatcccagcagcagcagataAACATGAATACACGCCGCGCAGACAGCGACTCAACAGGAGATGCAATATCATTCTCCTTTTATCACTATGATCCGAGCATGGCTGGTGCCGttatcttcatcattctttttGCGGGAACAACC from Aspergillus flavus chromosome 7, complete sequence carries:
- a CDS encoding DUF1212 domain membrane protein, with amino-acid sequence MPENRRDSEASQSSLISYRSVENQSPGTPEPGTPEHNAETQGNNPDSVSPTSVSPSRHRVHFGTDLRYEYGDVDTESEGSPDASPPESRHQRPTLGSVDITEARPRKRSIYLNQHSGADSVGFEKEGLAQSSQPGTSGSLLSRLNELRHAAAKKAREYATRLGRPPADEHDMRAMRYRPDSGANSELTLSEKVYDHDRSSSEAHRLVREMSQDQMAYHRPGHNKHYPHKGPDYWGSPADAWTNAGIRRRGSTGGVLSQLLKLNGALDHVHLGAMSTTSQSPREIGTPLGGSASGTSTPRKMKWYKKPPNMSPNALATASTNVSGASTPVSSEILTAASKRRSKHSSGNMRLEDEIQITLQIAQIIARERYIMQLCKALMVFGAPTHRLEEYMQMTAKVLQVDSQYLYVPGCMIMSFDDPSTRTAEVKLVRVSQGVDLGRLSETHNIYKNVIHDVIGIEEATQELEDIMKRKPRYNKLIIVLVCGLATAMVGPFAFGARPIDMPIIFFNGCLLGIMQHVIAPRSVLYSNVFEVTAAVLTSFIARAIGSITTTIHGTPHQRLFCFSAIAQSSIALILPGYTVLCSSLELQSHKIVPGSIRMVYAIIYSLFLGYGVTVGTTIYGLIDRSATSSTTCPNILGFKNPYVARFPFVIAFSICLLIINQGKWKQGPVMVIISFTGYVTNYFVTKRLGTNTQVANTVGAFAIGVMGNLYSRLWHGHAATAILPGIFVLVPSGLAASGSLIAGVESADAIRSNITRNASHGDTQSTGVGQQKSVQDLGFGMVQVAIGITVGLFVAALVVYPLGKRRSGLFSF